The following are from one region of the Streptomyces changanensis genome:
- a CDS encoding DUF6011 domain-containing protein — protein MPVRCRLCGRPLTGAASRRTGLGPACDAKLHPAGPDIRTRRHEVDQEALPGL, from the coding sequence ATGCCGGTGCGGTGCCGGCTGTGCGGGCGGCCGCTGACCGGCGCCGCCTCCCGGCGCACCGGCCTCGGGCCCGCCTGCGATGCCAAGCTGCATCCGGCCGGGCCCGACATCAGGACGCGGCGCCACGAGGTCGACCAGGAGGCGCTGCCGGGCCTGTGA